In Maridesulfovibrio sp., a single genomic region encodes these proteins:
- a CDS encoding putative zinc-binding protein has product MSDTYETGFLVVSCSGCSCSGQATNDLAVELNRSGFARMVCLAGIAAGLDNCVADAANVQDLIVIDGCVNACAKKVLEKAGIKPVHTFCLTEMGLEGQDTEIDSELLEKLRLKIKQVFGQSRTATKYAVCGCETCVRE; this is encoded by the coding sequence ATGAGCGACACTTATGAAACCGGATTCCTTGTGGTCAGTTGCTCCGGATGTTCATGCTCAGGTCAGGCAACCAACGATCTGGCTGTCGAACTCAACAGAAGCGGTTTTGCACGCATGGTCTGCCTTGCCGGTATCGCAGCAGGGCTGGACAACTGTGTTGCGGACGCCGCCAATGTTCAGGATCTGATTGTCATCGACGGATGCGTAAACGCATGTGCGAAAAAAGTACTCGAAAAGGCCGGAATCAAACCGGTCCACACGTTCTGCCTGACTGAAATGGGTCTGGAAGGCCAGGACACCGAAATAGACAGCGAACTGCTGGAGAAATTACGCTTAAAGATCAAGCAGGTTTTCGGCCAGAGCAGAACCGCGACCAAGTATGCTGTTTGCGGATGCGAGACATGTGTTAGAGAATAA
- a CDS encoding permease, translated as MEELNFKPCSCTSASKPEEKGPVLPVSGKALWAVLGLGLIIWYAVYSQLPGVSDYLTFNLAGLTPGSHLGEAVRFFLYDTPKVLMLLVLAVFGIGIIRSFVTVEWTRKVLAGRKEYVGNVFAALLGVVTPFCSCSAVPLFIGFVTGGVPLGVTFSFLISAPMVNEVALIMLYGLMGWKVAALYFVTGIAIAIIAGWTIGRLHMEKHVEDWVRLATAQNSGADSRMSIEERVVFGLEAVRDIIGKVWLYVVLGIAAGAVIHGYVPEDMMASIMGKDAWWAVPASVVLGIPMYTNAAGVIPIVDALLGKGAALGTVLAFMMSVIALSFPEMVILRRVLKPRLIAVFAGVVGLGILIVGYLFNMVI; from the coding sequence ATGGAAGAGCTAAATTTCAAACCCTGTTCCTGCACTTCCGCGTCCAAACCGGAAGAAAAAGGTCCGGTCCTGCCGGTAAGCGGCAAAGCCCTTTGGGCTGTGCTCGGACTGGGACTGATTATATGGTACGCGGTATATTCTCAACTTCCCGGGGTCTCGGACTATCTGACCTTCAATCTGGCCGGACTGACACCGGGCAGCCATCTTGGAGAAGCCGTCCGCTTCTTTCTATATGACACCCCCAAGGTGCTAATGCTTCTGGTGCTGGCCGTTTTCGGCATAGGCATAATCAGATCATTCGTAACAGTTGAATGGACCCGTAAGGTTCTGGCCGGCCGCAAGGAATACGTCGGTAACGTCTTTGCAGCCCTCCTGGGTGTGGTTACGCCGTTCTGTTCCTGTTCGGCAGTTCCGCTGTTCATAGGTTTTGTAACCGGCGGCGTGCCGCTCGGAGTAACTTTTTCCTTTTTGATTTCAGCCCCCATGGTCAATGAAGTAGCCCTGATAATGCTGTACGGACTGATGGGCTGGAAAGTGGCCGCCCTCTATTTCGTCACCGGCATAGCCATCGCGATTATAGCCGGATGGACTATCGGCCGGTTGCACATGGAAAAACATGTGGAAGACTGGGTACGCCTTGCCACGGCGCAGAACAGCGGGGCAGATTCGCGCATGAGCATTGAAGAACGGGTCGTATTCGGACTTGAAGCAGTCAGGGATATTATCGGCAAAGTGTGGTTGTATGTCGTTCTCGGCATCGCTGCCGGTGCCGTAATTCACGGCTATGTGCCGGAGGACATGATGGCATCAATTATGGGCAAGGATGCATGGTGGGCGGTTCCGGCCTCCGTTGTACTCGGAATCCCCATGTACACCAACGCAGCCGGAGTAATCCCCATTGTTGATGCCCTCCTTGGCAAGGGTGCGGCCCTGGGCACGGTGCTGGCCTTCATGATGAGCGTAATCGCCCTTTCCTTTCCCGAAATGGTCATCCTGCGCAGAGTCCTCAAGCCCAGACTTATTGCGGTTTTTGCCGGGGTCGTCGGCCTTGGAATCCTTATCGTCGGTTACCTGTTTAATATGGTGATCTAA
- a CDS encoding metalloregulator ArsR/SmtB family transcription factor: MQLNLEAKAKVFKALGHPSRLAIVEKLCSGELCVCDIVPVVGRDISTVSKHLSILKEAGVLKQRKSGTNVYYSLAMECVPGFLGCLENFFSKQFEEQARAYVKNSLKKL, from the coding sequence ATGCAGCTTAATCTTGAAGCAAAGGCAAAAGTGTTCAAGGCGCTGGGACATCCAAGCAGGCTGGCAATAGTTGAGAAGCTTTGCAGCGGCGAACTCTGCGTATGCGATATAGTCCCGGTAGTCGGACGCGATATTTCAACGGTTTCAAAGCACCTTTCCATCCTCAAGGAAGCAGGAGTGCTCAAGCAGCGAAAAAGCGGCACCAATGTCTACTACAGCCTTGCCATGGAGTGTGTGCCCGGATTTTTGGGATGTCTGGAAAACTTTTTCAGCAAACAATTTGAAGAGCAGGCCAGGGCATACGTAAAAAATTCATTGAAAAAACTGTAA
- a CDS encoding NirD/YgiW/YdeI family stress tolerance protein — protein MSVLFLLLLVIVAAAATSETLEFKAKNVTTVAEARVSGADTKAVVKGHIVRKINDNKYVFQDKTGEIIIDLSSKAGSLPADTNAELEIEGRVEQDLVFAGIEAQKISVLN, from the coding sequence ATGAGCGTACTTTTTCTTTTACTCCTGGTTATCGTGGCCGCAGCAGCAACCTCTGAAACTCTCGAATTCAAGGCCAAAAATGTAACCACCGTAGCGGAAGCCAGAGTTTCCGGAGCGGACACAAAGGCAGTGGTCAAAGGCCACATCGTAAGAAAAATCAACGACAACAAGTATGTTTTTCAGGACAAGACCGGTGAAATCATTATCGATCTCAGCTCCAAGGCAGGATCCCTCCCTGCTGACACAAACGCTGAACTCGAAATTGAAGGCAGGGTCGAGCAGGACCTCGTCTTCGCCGGAATCGAAGCCCAGAAAATATCCGTCCTCAACTAG